From the bacterium genome, the window GGGGCTTCATGGGTCTGCCCGGTGACGCAGCATTCGGCCAGGGCGACCGCGAAACCTCCGTCGGAACAATCATGGGCGCTCTGCAACAATCCCTGGTCCGCCGCGACTTTCAGGAACTTATGCAGCTTCCCTTCGGCCTCCAAGTTCAATTTAGGGCAGGCCCCGGTCTTTTTTCCATGGAGGAGATGCAAATAACGGCTTCCGCCGATCCCCGTCCCGATGTTCCCCAACAAATAGACCCCATCCCCCTCCTGTTTGAACCACTGGGTGACAGCCTTGGAAACGTCCTCCAAGAGGCCGATCATGCCGACGATCGGGGTGGGGTCGATGGCTCCGGTCGGGTTCTCGTTATAAAGAGAGACATTGCCGCCTGTGATGGGGATCTCGAAAGCCCGGCAAGCCTCGCCCAAACCCGCAATGACCCGGTCGAAGTAGTAATAGACCTCGGGTTTCTCCGGGCTCCCAAAATTAAGGCAGTCGGTCATGCCAATGGGGCTTGCCCCCGAACAGGCGATGTTGCGCGCGGCTTCCGCCACCACGATCTTCGCCCCTTCATAGGGGTCCAGGGCACAATAGGACCCGTTCCCATCGATGGCCATGGCCAAACCCGTCCGAGCGCCCTTGACCCGCAACACCGCGGCGTCGGACCCGGGCCGTACCAGCGTATTGGAACGGACCATATGGTCATATTGTTGGTAGACCCAGCGTTTGCTGGCGATCGAAGGGTCGGCCAGGAGTTTTTCCAGGACCTCTTTGGGGTTCTTCACGTCGGGGATGGAGCTTTCGTCGAATTCCCGGTGCTTCTTGAGGATAGCCGGTTCGCTTTTCGACGGATGATAGACCGGTGCTTCGGTCAGTGAATCGGCCGGAACGTCCGCCACCACCTTCCCGTTCTCCTTCACCACCATCCGGCCCGTGTCGGTCACCACCCCGATGGTGGCGGCATGAAGATCCCACTTGGCCAGGATGTCGTGCACCTTCTGCTCGCAACCCGGCTTGGCCACCAAGAGCATCCTTTCCTGCGATTCGGAGAGCAGGATCTCGTAGGGGGACATGCCTTTCTCGCGTTTGGGCACCTTGGCCACGTCGATCTCGATGCCGGCCCCACCCCGGCTGGCCATCTCGCAGGTGGAACAGGTCAGGCCCGCCGCGCCCATGTCCTGGATGCCCACCAAAAGATCGCTGTGGATGAGCTCCAGGGTGGCTTCCATCAAGAGTTTTTCCATGAAGGGGTCCGCCACCTGGACGGCGCTCCGTTTCTCGGTGGATTCGTCACTGATCTCAGTGGAGGCGAAGGTGGCCCCATGGATGCCGTCCCGGCCCGTGGTGGCCCCGATATAGATGACGGGATTGTTCACGCCCGAGGCCCGCCCCTTGATGATGTGCTCATGGCGCACCAGGCCCACGCTCATGGCGTTGACCAGGCAGTTCTCGGAATAACTCTCGTCGAAGACCACCTCCCCCGCCACCGTGGGGATACCCATGCAGTTGCCATAATCGGCGATGCCGTGGACCACACCCGCAAAGAGACGGCGGACTTTCGGGTCGGATAAGGGGCCGAAGCGCAGGGAGTTCAGGTTGGCCACAGGCCGGGCACCCATGGTGAAGATATCGCGCAGGATCCCGCCCACTCCCGTGGCCGCGCCCT encodes:
- the purL gene encoding phosphoribosylformylglycinamidine synthase subunit PurL, producing MSSSIMDVEITPQVIKEHGLKPDEYDHICKILGRKPNITELGLYSVMWSEHCGYKHSRALLKTLPTQGARVLQGPGENAGIMDIGEGWAVAFKVESHNHPSAIEPYQGAATGVGGILRDIFTMGARPVANLNSLRFGPLSDPKVRRLFAGVVHGIADYGNCMGIPTVAGEVVFDESYSENCLVNAMSVGLVRHEHIIKGRASGVNNPVIYIGATTGRDGIHGATFASTEISDESTEKRSAVQVADPFMEKLLMEATLELIHSDLLVGIQDMGAAGLTCSTCEMASRGGAGIEIDVAKVPKREKGMSPYEILLSESQERMLLVAKPGCEQKVHDILAKWDLHAATIGVVTDTGRMVVKENGKVVADVPADSLTEAPVYHPSKSEPAILKKHREFDESSIPDVKNPKEVLEKLLADPSIASKRWVYQQYDHMVRSNTLVRPGSDAAVLRVKGARTGLAMAIDGNGSYCALDPYEGAKIVVAEAARNIACSGASPIGMTDCLNFGSPEKPEVYYYFDRVIAGLGEACRAFEIPITGGNVSLYNENPTGAIDPTPIVGMIGLLEDVSKAVTQWFKQEGDGVYLLGNIGTGIGGSRYLHLLHGKKTGACPKLNLEAEGKLHKFLKVAADQGLLQSAHDCSDGGFAVALAECCVTGQTHEAPILGAEVSLPGTGRLDGRLFGEAQSRVIVSCRKEKEAELAALAGKMGVPCERIGQVGGVNLSIGHEVQAPVGRLAEIFFTSIEKQMA